The Mauremys reevesii isolate NIE-2019 linkage group 1, ASM1616193v1, whole genome shotgun sequence genome has a segment encoding these proteins:
- the LOC120388427 gene encoding olfactory receptor 51G2-like, whose product MSAINDTKLKSVIFLLTGLPSHGGTHLWISIPFCFMYVISIIGNSVILFIVKTDPSLHEPMYIFLSMLAITDLGISITTIPTILGIYLFNSREISLDACLAQLFFIHLLQYFESSVLLLMAFDRFIAIHNPLRYASILTLPRIAKMGLVAVLRAMVLILPLPFLLKRFQYCHANVLSHSYCVHQEVMNMACSDITVTSIYGLFTKLFQMGLDSLLILLSYVMILKTVLSIASYKERLRALNTCVSHLCALLVFYTPEISLSVIHRFGKGSSPLLQILLGYMSLLLPPLMNPIVYSVKSKHLRVRIIRVFIK is encoded by the coding sequence ATGTCAGCTATCAATGACACCAAATTAAAATCTGTAATATTCCTTCTCACCGGGCTACCGAGTCATGGAGGCACTCATCTCTGGATTTCTATCCCCTTCTGCTTCATGTATGTTATTTCAATaataggaaattcagtcattctgttcattgtaaagacagatccaagcctccatgagcccatgtacattttcctttctatGCTGGCCATCACAGACCTTGGCATATCGATAACCACCATACCGACGATACTGGGCATATACTTGTTTAACTCTAGGGAGATCAGCCTCGACGCCTGTTTAGCCCAGCTCTTCTTCATCCACTTGCTTCAATACTTTGAATcctctgtgctcttgttgatggcctttgaccgcttcatTGCCATCCATAACCCGCTCAGATATGcttccatcttaaccctgccaagaatagccaagatgggactggtgGCTGTGCTAAGAGCGATGGTCTTAATACTTCCACTTCCCTTTCTCCTGAAACGGTTCCAATACTGTCAtgccaatgtcctctcccattcctactgtgTGCACCAGGAGGTCATGAACATGGCTTGTTCCGATATCACAGTCACCAGTATCTATGGATTGTTTACTAAACTCTTCCAGATGGGGTTGGACTCGCTGCTCATCTTgctctcttatgtgatgatcctcaaaacagtgctgagcattGCATCCTACAAGGAGCGCCTGagggccctgaacacctgcgtTTCCCACCTCTGTGCCCTCCTGGTCTTCTACACACCAGAGATCAGTTTGTCTGTGATACACAGATTTGGGAAGGGCTCTTCTCCCTTACTTCAGATTCTCCTGGGATACATGTCCCTGCTTCTCCCGCCACTGATGAACCCAATTGTGTAcagcgtgaaaagcaaacaccttcgtgtGAGGATAATCAGGGTGTTTATCAAGTGA
- the LOC120384050 gene encoding olfactory receptor 51G2-like, translating into MSAVNDTKLKSVIFLLTRLPSDGDTRLWISIPFFFMYVISIVGNSVILFIVKTDPSLHQPMYIFLSMLAITDLGISISTMPTILGIYLFNSREISLDACLAQLFFIHLLQCIESSLLLLMALDRFIAIYNPLRYATILILPRIAKMGLVAVLRAMVIILPLPFLLKRFQYCQANFFSHSYCVHREVMKMACSDIRVNIIYGLFTKLLTMGLDSLLIFLSYVMIFKTVLSITSHEECLRALNTCISHLCAVLLFYTPDISLTVIQSFEKDSSPLLQILLGYMSLLLPPLMNPIVYSMKSKHLRVRVIRVFIK; encoded by the coding sequence atgtcagctgtcaatgacacaAAATTAAAATCTGTAATATTCCTTCTCACCAGGCTACCGAGTGATGGAGACACACGTCTCTGGATTTCTATCCCGTTTTTCTTCATGTATGTTATTtcaatagtaggaaattcagtcattctgttcattgtaaaaacagatccaagcctccatcagcccatgtacattttcctttccatgttggccatcACAGACCTTGGCATATCGATATCCACCATGCCGACGATACTGGGCATATACTTGTTTAACTCTAGGGAGATCAGCCTCGATGCCTGTTTAGCCCAGCTCTTCTTCATCCACTTGCTTCAGTGCATTGAATCCTCTTTGCTGTTGTTGATGGCTCTTGACCGCTTCATCGCGATCTATAACCCGCTGAGATATGCTACCATCTTAATCCTGCCgagaatagccaagatgggactTGTGGCTGTGCTAAGAGCGATGGTCATAATACTTCCACTTCCCTTTCTCCTGAAACGGTTCCAATACTGTCAAGCCAATTTCTTCTCCCATTCCTACTGTGTGCACCGGGAGGTCATGAAGATGGCTTGTTCAGATATCAGAGTCAACATCATCTATGGATTGTTTACTAAACTCTTAACAATGGGGTTGGATTCgctgctcatcttcctctcttatgtgatgatctTCAAAACGGTGCTGAGTATCACATCCCATGAGGAGTGCCTGAGGGCCCTGAACACCTGCATCTCCCACCTCTGCGCCGTCCTGCTCTTCTACACACCAGATATCAGCTTGACTGTGATACAGAGCTTTGAGAAGGACTCTTCTCCCTTACTTCAGATTCTCCTCGGTTACatgtccctgcttctccccccgcTGATGAACCCAATTGTGTACAGCATGAAAAGTAAACACCTTCGTGTGAGGGTAATCAGGGTGTTCATCAAGTGA
- the LOC120406843 gene encoding olfactory receptor 51G2-like yields the protein MSAVNDTKLKSVIFLLTVLPSDGDTHLWISIPFCFMYVISIVGNSVILFIVKTDPSLHEPMYIFLSMLAVTDLGILISTMPTILGIYLFNSREISLDACLAQLFFIHLLQCIESSVLLLMALDRFIAIYNPLRYAAILTLLRIAKMGLVVVLRATVIILPLPFLLKRFQYCRANVLSHSYCVHREVMNMACSDITVNIIYRLFTKLFQMGLDSLLIFLSYVMILKTVLSIASHEERLRALNTCISHLCALLLFYIPEISLTVIQSFDKDSLPLLQIVLGHISLLLPPLMNPIVYSVKSKHLRERIIRVFIK from the coding sequence atgtcagctgtcaatgacactaAATTAAAATCTGTAATATTCCTTCTCACCGTGCTACCGAGTGATGGAGACACACATCTCTGGATTTCTATCCCCTTCTGCTTCATGTATGTTATTtcaatagtaggaaattcagtcattctgttcattgtaaagacagatccaagcctccatgagcccatgtacattttcctttccatgttggctgTCACAGACCTTGGCATATTGATATCCACCATGCCGACAATACTGGGCATATACTTGTTTAACTCTAGGGAGATCAGCCTCGATGCCTGTTTAGCTCAGCTCTTCTTCATCCACTTGCTTCAGTGCATTGAATCCTCTGTGCTGTTGTTGATGGCCCTTGACCGCTTCATTGCGATCTATAACCCGCTGAGATATGCTGCCATCTTAACCCTGCTAagaatagccaagatgggactggtgGTTGTGCTAAGAGCCACGGTCATAATACttccactcccctttctcctgaaacGGTTCCAATACTGTcgagccaatgtcctctcccattcctactgtgTGCACCGGGAGGTCATGAACATGGCTTGTTCAGACATCACAGTCAACATCATCTATCGATTGTTTACTAAACTATTCCAGATGGGGTTGGACTCgctgctcatcttcctctcttatgtgatgatcctcaaaacagtgctgagcatcGCGTCCCACGAGGAGCGCCTGAGGGCCCTGAACACctgcatctcccacctctgtgccctCCTGCTCTTCTACATACCAGAGATCAGCTTGACTGTGATACAGAGCTTTGATAAGGATTCTTTACCGTTACTTCAGATTGTCCTGGGCCACatctccctgcttctccccccgcTGATGAACCCAATTGTGTAcagcgtgaaaagcaaacaccttcgtgaGAGGATAATCAGGGTGTTCATCAAGTGA